The following coding sequences lie in one Kiritimatiellia bacterium genomic window:
- a CDS encoding DUF2279 domain-containing protein, with the protein MRLIPSLARPRRPWTGPGRWSQWPKEKKVELLNTAVIGGMALYGLLFWGYGGHAFQFVNEGWFQQDSIHGGADKLGHAFSTYVGTMSYGAVYEKWGYDRHVASRLGALSGFATFFMIEFGDAFSNHGFSLEDLAADAVGALWGYLRREHPALRGLVDFRVSYFPSWGSLNGHTTDYISDYSGFTYLLAFKGRGVEALSSTWLKYLEFHAGYYTRGYEPQDWCHYGDPHRVLYAGIALNLSDLVRKTGWRKTATFLEFYQPPWTELSTSYNMDR; encoded by the coding sequence TTGCGGCTCATCCCGAGCCTGGCCCGGCCGAGGCGGCCGTGGACCGGCCCGGGCCGGTGGTCGCAATGGCCCAAGGAAAAGAAGGTGGAACTGCTCAACACGGCCGTCATCGGCGGGATGGCCCTGTACGGCCTGCTCTTCTGGGGATACGGCGGGCACGCATTTCAGTTCGTCAACGAGGGCTGGTTTCAGCAGGACAGCATCCACGGCGGGGCCGACAAGCTGGGCCACGCGTTCAGCACGTATGTGGGCACCATGAGCTACGGCGCGGTATACGAGAAGTGGGGCTACGACCGCCACGTGGCCTCTCGGCTCGGAGCCCTGTCCGGCTTCGCCACGTTTTTCATGATCGAGTTCGGGGATGCCTTCAGCAACCACGGCTTTTCCCTGGAAGACCTCGCGGCGGACGCGGTGGGCGCCCTGTGGGGATATCTGCGGCGGGAGCATCCGGCCCTGCGGGGGTTGGTGGATTTCCGGGTTTCGTACTTCCCGTCCTGGGGCTCCCTCAACGGCCATACCACGGATTACATCAGCGACTACTCCGGCTTCACGTATCTGCTGGCCTTCAAGGGCCGCGGGGTGGAGGCCCTGTCCTCGACCTGGCTGAAGTATCTCGAATTCCATGCCGGGTACTACACGCGAGGCTACGAACCGCAGGATTGGTGCCACTACGGCGATCCGCACCGCGTCCTGTACGCCGGGATCGCCTTGAACCTGTCGGACCTGGTGCGGAAGACCGGGTGGCGCAAGACGGCGACTTTCCTGGAGTTCTACCAGCCGCCCTGGACCGAGCTTTCAACGAGTTACAACATGGACCGGTGA
- a CDS encoding glycosyltransferase family 39 protein, with protein sequence MKDPVMTRPAFVHLLLVAAFLWVGEMVRRDLWTPDEVRYAYVADEMRAGGHWLVPHRNGEVYVDKPPLLFWLNNAFSRLTGLPIGRVTSRLPGFLAGLATLWMVARLAERWRGPAAAWPAVLVLCTNYLFWHEIGFGRIDGLLLGLTTAAIYLLVRNDDAPGLWRPALAYACMGLAILAKGPVGFFVPAGAYAALRWAAGEGRCLKKWHWLWGPLITLTFPAAWLGLVWWQGAPEGYFRAVLYQQNIARAAGELGHEQPWYYFLATLPADLFPWTLLLPAACLAVARDPETRGSRRRLAGWILFVIVFFTLSHSKRHIYILGAFPAVAILLGGAWADMARSPGGWIKFGVYAFLGVYLVAGIGCLAAGLFPRLPIPAASLWPVGLAALGGAAWMIAELRRRGISLRVFYAIAATMFLVQWGVGTWIYPAINPLKTPTILVHEAQAKIPPGHPLLIYQYNGEIFAYYARRPGRVCRSVEELEAAMRREGRGIAVFLEKDWDAVHQNLRVPGTARPFKTGGKELIQYDYDAGPAGA encoded by the coding sequence ATGAAAGATCCTGTCATGACCCGTCCCGCCTTCGTCCACCTACTTCTTGTCGCCGCCTTCCTCTGGGTCGGCGAGATGGTCCGCCGCGACCTGTGGACGCCGGACGAGGTGCGCTACGCGTATGTCGCGGACGAGATGCGCGCCGGCGGCCACTGGCTGGTCCCGCACCGGAACGGCGAGGTCTACGTGGACAAGCCCCCGCTGCTCTTCTGGCTGAACAACGCGTTTTCCCGGCTCACCGGCCTGCCCATTGGCCGCGTGACCTCGCGCCTGCCCGGCTTCCTCGCGGGCCTGGCGACGCTCTGGATGGTCGCGCGCCTGGCCGAACGCTGGCGCGGCCCGGCGGCCGCCTGGCCCGCCGTGCTGGTGCTGTGCACGAACTACCTCTTCTGGCATGAAATCGGGTTCGGCCGGATCGACGGCCTTCTGCTGGGCCTGACTACCGCGGCGATCTACCTGCTGGTCCGCAACGACGACGCCCCGGGCCTCTGGCGGCCGGCCCTGGCCTATGCCTGCATGGGCCTGGCTATCCTGGCGAAGGGGCCCGTCGGGTTTTTCGTCCCTGCCGGCGCCTACGCGGCCCTGCGCTGGGCGGCCGGAGAGGGGCGATGCCTGAAGAAATGGCACTGGCTGTGGGGTCCGCTGATCACCCTGACTTTCCCGGCGGCCTGGCTGGGCCTGGTCTGGTGGCAGGGTGCGCCGGAGGGATACTTCCGCGCCGTGCTCTACCAGCAGAACATCGCGCGCGCTGCCGGCGAACTGGGCCACGAGCAGCCCTGGTACTATTTCCTGGCCACCTTGCCCGCGGACCTGTTCCCGTGGACCTTGCTCCTTCCGGCCGCGTGCCTGGCCGTGGCCCGCGACCCCGAGACCCGGGGATCCCGCCGTCGACTCGCCGGCTGGATCCTGTTCGTGATCGTCTTCTTCACGTTGAGCCACAGCAAGCGTCACATCTATATCCTGGGAGCGTTTCCCGCTGTGGCGATTCTTCTGGGCGGCGCGTGGGCGGACATGGCGCGCTCGCCCGGGGGATGGATCAAGTTCGGCGTCTACGCCTTCCTGGGCGTGTACCTGGTCGCCGGCATCGGTTGCCTGGCCGCCGGCCTTTTCCCGCGACTTCCCATCCCGGCGGCTTCCCTCTGGCCCGTGGGCCTCGCGGCCCTGGGCGGCGCGGCCTGGATGATCGCGGAACTGCGCCGGCGCGGGATTTCCCTCCGCGTGTTCTACGCGATCGCCGCGACCATGTTCCTCGTCCAGTGGGGCGTCGGAACATGGATTTATCCTGCTATTAACCCACTCAAGACCCCAACAATCCTGGTCCACGAGGCGCAGGCGAAAATCCCGCCGGGCCATCCCCTGCTGATCTACCAGTACAACGGGGAAATTTTCGCCTACTATGCCCGGCGGCCCGGGCGCGTGTGCCGGTCCGTCGAGGAACTCGAGGCCGCCATGCGCCGCGAGGGGCGCGGCATAGCCGTCTTCCTGGAGAAGGACTGGGACGCGGTCCACCAGAACCTGCGCGTCCCGGGAACCGCCCGCCCGTTCAAAACAGGCGGCAAGGAACTGATTCAATACGACTACGAT